The following coding sequences are from one Devosia neptuniae window:
- a CDS encoding ABC transporter permease translates to MNFFKRHPNLVIGLVATMLFALLGLISLVWTPYPIAQIDIGRRFLGPMAAHWLGTDNLGRDMASLVMSGTLTSFVVAALAVAIGAGLGVPLGLAAAAWGGPVEWLVLRFSDFLFAFPAIIVAILVTALFGPGAINAVLAIGLFNIPVFARVARGGALSIATLDFVAAGRLAGLGPAAIAYRHLLPNIMSLIIVQGTIQLSLGILAEAGLSYVGLGTQPPATSLGLMLRDAQSMFLIHPWLTLVPGLCIVLIVIGLNIAGDGLRDAIDPRLRQVNANVVA, encoded by the coding sequence ATGAATTTTTTCAAGCGCCACCCCAATCTGGTGATCGGCCTGGTCGCGACCATGCTGTTTGCCCTGTTGGGGCTGATCTCGCTGGTGTGGACCCCCTACCCGATTGCGCAGATCGATATCGGCCGCCGCTTTCTGGGACCGATGGCCGCGCATTGGCTGGGCACGGACAATCTGGGCCGGGACATGGCTTCGCTGGTCATGTCGGGCACGCTGACGAGCTTTGTGGTGGCGGCTTTGGCCGTGGCCATTGGGGCGGGCCTTGGCGTGCCGCTGGGGCTGGCGGCGGCGGCATGGGGCGGGCCGGTGGAATGGCTGGTGCTGCGCTTTTCCGATTTCCTCTTCGCCTTCCCGGCCATCATCGTTGCGATTCTCGTGACCGCTTTGTTCGGGCCGGGCGCCATCAATGCGGTGCTGGCGATCGGGCTGTTCAACATCCCGGTGTTTGCGCGGGTGGCGCGGGGCGGTGCGCTGAGCATTGCGACGCTGGATTTCGTGGCGGCGGGACGGCTGGCGGGGCTGGGGCCGGCGGCCATCGCCTATCGGCACTTGCTGCCCAATATCATGAGCCTGATCATCGTGCAGGGCACCATCCAGCTCTCGCTGGGCATATTGGCCGAGGCGGGGCTGAGCTATGTGGGGCTAGGCACGCAGCCGCCGGCGACGAGTCTGGGACTGATGCTGCGCGATGCGCAATCGATGTTCCTGATCCATCCCTGGCTGACGCTGGTGCCGGGACTGTGCATCGTGCTGATCGTGATTGGTCTCAATATTGCCGGGGATGGGCTGCGCGACGCCATCGATCCGCGGCTGCGGCAGGTGAATGCCAATGTCGTTGCTTGA
- a CDS encoding ABC transporter permease, with protein sequence MILFALRRFLGFAATLLLAAVVIFYLLDLLPGDPARFTLGITATPEAVANLRAQMGLDAPAHERLLSWIAGMLHGDFGMSYTQRAPVAALLWERLAVTLPLTVMAMIISVLVGLPLGIVSARARGKAPDTAIMVLAQLGVAVPNFWFGMMLTLVFAVALRWLPPGGFTPWGENPWLSLRGLVLPSLALALPQASILARVMRTALVDVQGQDFIRTARAKGLTMGEAVWRHGVRNALLPVLTILGLQFAFLIAGTIIVENVFYLPGLGRLIFTAISERDLILVRGATVVLIVAVTATMFVVDLAYALVDPRLRERSTP encoded by the coding sequence ATGATCCTCTTCGCCCTACGCCGTTTCCTCGGTTTTGCCGCCACGCTGTTGCTGGCAGCCGTAGTGATTTTTTACCTCCTCGATCTGCTGCCCGGCGACCCGGCGCGGTTCACCCTGGGCATTACCGCCACGCCCGAGGCGGTAGCCAATTTGCGGGCGCAGATGGGGCTGGATGCGCCGGCGCATGAGCGGCTGTTGAGCTGGATTGCCGGCATGCTGCATGGGGATTTTGGCATGTCTTATACGCAGCGGGCGCCGGTGGCGGCGCTGCTGTGGGAGCGGCTGGCGGTGACGCTGCCGCTGACCGTGATGGCCATGATCATCTCCGTCCTAGTCGGGCTGCCGCTGGGGATCGTCTCGGCCCGGGCACGCGGCAAGGCGCCGGATACGGCCATTATGGTGCTGGCGCAGCTGGGTGTCGCTGTGCCCAATTTCTGGTTTGGCATGATGCTGACGCTGGTGTTTGCCGTGGCTCTGCGCTGGTTGCCGCCGGGCGGGTTTACGCCCTGGGGCGAAAACCCATGGCTCTCGCTGCGCGGGCTGGTGTTGCCGAGCCTGGCGCTGGCGCTGCCACAGGCGTCGATCCTGGCGCGGGTGATGCGCACGGCACTGGTCGATGTGCAGGGGCAGGATTTCATTCGCACGGCGCGGGCCAAGGGGCTGACCATGGGCGAGGCGGTGTGGCGGCATGGGGTGCGCAATGCCCTGCTGCCGGTGCTGACGATTCTAGGGCTGCAATTTGCCTTTCTGATCGCCGGCACGATCATCGTCGAGAATGTGTTCTATCTGCCGGGGCTGGGGCGGCTGATTTTCACCGCGATTTCCGAGCGCGACCTGATCCTGGTACGCGGGGCGACGGTGGTGTTGATCGTGGCGGTGACGGCGACGATGTTCGTGGTCGATCTGGCCTACGCGCTGGTCGATCCGCGCCTGCGGGAGCGCAGCACGCCATGA
- a CDS encoding dipeptide ABC transporter ATP-binding protein: protein MSLLEVKGLSVRFGSAEAVSDVSFTLERGERFGIIGESGSGKTLTAMAVTGLLPEGAVMGGSISIDGVPLPANEREMARLRGKRIGMVFQEPMTALNPLMRVTDQIEEAIILNRSDSAQLDVPYLLKEVGLELRHGDRFPHELSGGQRQRVMIAMALASQPDILIADEPTSALDLITQKRVLDLIAEICTRRHMALLFISHDLKAVGVLCSRVAVMHRGRLVETGPAASVFSDPQQDYTRRLVAASRFEVTREDHPLGGAPLLAVEDVLRDYRQGGFWLWREKPLRAVAGVSFAISEGECVALVGPSGCGKTTLAKIIVGLDSATSGQVRLGGMAYHGADLPRGQRRDISLVFQDPFGSFNPRLTIAQSLGEPLRLEAKLDPVERQRRLVEAIEAVGLRGDMLARYPHEFSGGQRQRLAIARALVTRPKLVVLDEPVSALDVSVRGEVLALLARLQAEFGLTYLIISHDIDMVRAVADRVLVMEAGRIVEEGSPETIFAQPQHRLTRELMAARLPDVGETLQDRRA from the coding sequence ATGTCGTTGCTTGAGGTCAAAGGGCTGTCGGTGCGCTTCGGCAGCGCCGAGGCGGTCAGCGATGTGAGCTTTACGCTGGAGCGCGGCGAGCGGTTCGGCATTATCGGGGAGAGCGGGTCGGGCAAGACGCTGACGGCGATGGCGGTGACGGGGCTATTGCCAGAGGGCGCCGTGATGGGCGGCAGTATCAGCATTGATGGGGTGCCCCTGCCCGCCAATGAGCGCGAGATGGCGCGGCTGCGCGGCAAGCGGATCGGCATGGTGTTTCAGGAACCGATGACGGCACTGAACCCGTTGATGCGGGTGACCGACCAGATCGAAGAAGCGATCATTCTCAATCGCAGCGATAGTGCGCAGCTCGACGTGCCCTATCTGCTCAAGGAAGTGGGGCTGGAGCTGCGCCATGGCGACCGGTTTCCACATGAACTGTCGGGCGGGCAGCGGCAGCGCGTGATGATCGCCATGGCTCTGGCGAGCCAGCCGGACATTCTGATCGCGGATGAGCCGACTTCGGCGCTGGACCTGATCACCCAGAAGCGCGTGCTGGATCTGATTGCCGAGATTTGCACGCGGCGGCACATGGCGCTGCTGTTTATCAGCCATGACCTCAAAGCCGTTGGCGTGTTGTGCAGCCGGGTGGCGGTGATGCATCGGGGGCGGCTGGTGGAGACTGGCCCCGCGGCCAGTGTGTTCTCGGACCCGCAGCAGGATTATACGCGCCGGCTGGTGGCGGCGTCGCGGTTTGAGGTCACGCGGGAGGACCATCCGCTTGGTGGCGCACCATTGCTGGCGGTGGAAGACGTGCTGCGCGACTACCGGCAGGGCGGGTTTTGGCTATGGCGAGAAAAGCCGTTGCGGGCGGTAGCTGGAGTGAGCTTTGCCATTAGCGAGGGCGAATGCGTGGCGCTGGTGGGACCTTCGGGCTGCGGCAAGACCACGCTGGCCAAGATTATTGTCGGACTCGATAGCGCGACCTCGGGCCAGGTGCGATTGGGCGGAATGGCCTATCATGGCGCGGACCTGCCGCGGGGGCAGCGGCGCGATATTTCGCTGGTGTTTCAGGACCCGTTTGGCAGCTTCAATCCGCGATTGACCATCGCCCAATCGCTGGGTGAGCCGCTGCGGCTGGAGGCTAAGCTGGACCCCGTGGAACGGCAGCGCCGACTGGTCGAAGCCATCGAGGCGGTGGGGCTGCGCGGCGATATGCTAGCGCGCTATCCGCATGAATTTTCGGGCGGACAGCGGCAGCGGCTGGCCATTGCGCGGGCGCTGGTGACGCGGCCCAAGCTGGTGGTGCTGGACGAGCCGGTTTCGGCGCTGGATGTATCGGTGCGCGGCGAAGTGCTGGCGCTATTGGCGCGGCTGCAGGCCGAATTCGGGCTGACCTATCTGATCATCAGCCACGATATCGACATGGTGCGTGCCGTGGCTGATCGCGTGCTGGTGATGGAGGCCGGGCGGATCGTCGAGGAAGGATCGCCCGAGACAATATTTGCCCAGCCGCAGCATAGGCTGACGCGCGAACTGATGGCCGCGCGCCTGCCGGATGTGGGTGAGAC